A window of Terriglobus sp. RCC_193 contains these coding sequences:
- a CDS encoding GH92 family glycosyl hydrolase — translation MRKIIAIAALLIATTTGYAQQQTPVDEVDTTIGNVGILLVPTRPTAYRPNSMVRVYPVRKDALDDQIQYFPLTILSHRQPDLFAILPGDGPPQTYDNEHATPYLYTSRLDQAKIDIQFAPSHQSGIYRFHYDADTATVTLRNLHPGSLKVEGRDAISGEEKAMGLTAYFYAETNHPITATPGDKKLTLTAPTSELELRYGVSFISVEQAKKNLHREINHWDVTRTSDEGRAEWNKALGQIDVEGGTPEQRRVFYTSLYRCMERMILITEDGKYYSAYDHKVHTDARPFYVDNWLWDTFRAMEPLQTILNPDMQADKIQSYVRMYQQGGIMPTFALASGPGATMNGYHAAPWIADAYNKGVRNFDLPTAYEGLRKRALDTTVLPWELGPKTSLDDFYNTHGYMPALHPGEKETVAGVNDFEKRQAVAVTYEISTDDWSIAQLATVLKKPEDRELFLKRSTNYRNLFRADKGLAWPKDDKGNWINIDPKFDGGMGGRDYYDENNAYTYTWDVVHDYNGLFDLMGGKQKAIANLDQLFREPLPANKYTFQAKFPDSTSMMGEFSMANEPSLPIPYVYNRLSQPWKTQKRIRALLDAFFPATLQGIPGDEDGGGLTGFVVFSMMGFYPISPGVPVYDIGSPIFSRVTIHLKNGKDFIVSAPNTSRDAKYVQSATWNGQPLTRLWFTHNALTAGGTLNLNMSNIPNTTLGTADADLPPASIHTDPTRFQ, via the coding sequence TTGCGCAAAATCATTGCCATTGCAGCCCTTCTCATAGCAACCACCACCGGATATGCGCAGCAGCAAACCCCCGTCGACGAAGTAGACACCACCATCGGCAACGTCGGCATCCTGCTTGTTCCCACGCGTCCCACGGCATATCGCCCCAACAGCATGGTGCGTGTCTATCCCGTGCGCAAGGACGCGCTCGACGACCAGATCCAATACTTTCCGCTGACCATCCTTTCGCATCGCCAGCCCGATCTCTTCGCCATCCTGCCCGGCGACGGTCCACCGCAGACCTACGACAACGAACACGCAACACCCTACCTTTACACCAGCCGTCTCGATCAAGCGAAGATTGATATTCAGTTCGCGCCATCGCATCAATCCGGCATCTACCGCTTCCATTACGACGCCGACACGGCAACCGTAACGCTGCGCAATCTCCATCCCGGATCGCTCAAAGTTGAGGGCAGGGACGCCATCTCCGGCGAAGAAAAAGCTATGGGCCTCACCGCCTACTTCTACGCGGAGACAAACCATCCCATCACCGCAACCCCGGGCGACAAGAAGCTCACGCTGACCGCGCCCACATCTGAATTGGAACTCCGTTACGGCGTCTCCTTCATCTCCGTCGAACAGGCCAAGAAAAACCTGCACCGCGAGATCAATCACTGGGACGTCACCCGCACCAGTGATGAAGGCCGCGCGGAATGGAACAAGGCTCTCGGCCAGATCGACGTCGAAGGCGGCACACCGGAACAGCGCCGCGTCTTCTACACGTCGCTCTATCGCTGCATGGAGCGCATGATCCTCATCACGGAAGACGGCAAATACTACTCCGCCTACGACCACAAGGTCCACACCGACGCGCGTCCCTTCTACGTGGACAACTGGCTGTGGGACACCTTCCGCGCCATGGAACCGCTGCAGACCATCCTGAATCCGGACATGCAGGCAGACAAGATTCAGTCCTACGTCCGCATGTATCAGCAGGGCGGCATCATGCCCACCTTCGCACTCGCCTCCGGCCCCGGCGCCACCATGAACGGCTATCACGCCGCACCATGGATTGCCGATGCGTATAACAAGGGCGTCCGCAATTTCGATCTGCCTACTGCCTACGAAGGTCTGCGCAAACGCGCGCTCGACACCACCGTGCTGCCGTGGGAGCTCGGCCCAAAAACCTCACTCGACGACTTCTACAACACCCACGGCTACATGCCTGCGCTGCATCCCGGCGAGAAGGAAACGGTCGCAGGTGTCAACGATTTCGAGAAACGTCAGGCCGTCGCCGTCACCTATGAAATCAGCACCGACGACTGGTCCATCGCGCAGCTCGCCACCGTGCTGAAGAAGCCCGAAGACCGCGAACTCTTCCTCAAGCGCAGCACCAACTACCGCAACCTCTTCCGTGCAGACAAGGGCCTCGCATGGCCCAAGGATGACAAGGGCAACTGGATCAATATCGATCCCAAATTCGACGGTGGCATGGGCGGTCGCGACTACTACGACGAGAACAACGCCTACACCTACACCTGGGACGTCGTCCACGACTACAACGGCCTCTTTGACCTGATGGGCGGCAAGCAGAAAGCCATCGCCAACCTCGACCAACTCTTCCGCGAACCTCTGCCAGCAAACAAGTACACCTTCCAGGCGAAGTTCCCGGACAGCACATCCATGATGGGCGAATTCAGCATGGCCAACGAGCCTTCCCTGCCCATCCCCTATGTCTACAACCGCCTCAGCCAGCCGTGGAAGACGCAGAAGCGCATCCGCGCCCTCCTTGACGCCTTCTTCCCCGCCACACTGCAGGGCATCCCCGGCGACGAGGACGGCGGCGGCCTCACCGGCTTCGTGGTCTTCTCCATGATGGGCTTCTATCCCATCTCGCCCGGCGTGCCGGTCTATGACATCGGCAGCCCCATCTTCAGCAGGGTCACGATCCACCTGAAGAACGGCAAGGACTTCATCGTCAGCGCACCCAACACTTCACGCGACGCGAAGTACGTGCAGTCCGCCACATGGAACGGCCAGCCACTCACCCGCCTCTGGTTCACGCACAACGCCCTCACCGCCGGTGGCACGCTCAACCTGAACATGAGCAACATCCCCAACACCACCCTCGGCACCGCCGACGCAGACCTGCCCCCAGCCAGCATCCACACCGACCCAACCAGGTTCCAGTAA
- a CDS encoding radical SAM protein, translating into MSTAVATPPTQELKPGHRPMPLRRRWKAATRRMRELLGIGHALLSTGHPYMAQIVPMRRCNLACTYCNEYDDHSAPTPLDEMLRRIDHLGRLGTTVITISGGEPLMHPDLDEIIKRIRKTGALAGMITNGYYLNKERIERLNKAGLDHMQISIDNVMPDAVSKKSLKVLDQRLIWLAEYADFHVNINSVVGGGVANPQDAFTVSSRALGLGFSSTIGIIHDGSGQLKPLGGEERTVWEHVRKLTRRSYSRFNHFQEAIANGQPNDWRCRAGGRYLYVCENGLVHYCSQQRGYPATPLQDYTTADVKREFLTEKGCAPNCTISCVHQVSYIDHWRAPQTSQITPPTAHNGHGDLVQII; encoded by the coding sequence ATGTCGACTGCAGTTGCCACACCTCCGACCCAGGAACTCAAGCCCGGCCACCGGCCCATGCCGCTTCGTCGGCGCTGGAAAGCAGCCACGCGGCGTATGCGCGAATTACTGGGCATTGGCCATGCGCTGCTGTCCACTGGCCACCCGTACATGGCGCAGATTGTGCCCATGCGCCGCTGCAACCTGGCGTGTACCTACTGCAATGAGTACGACGACCATTCCGCACCCACACCGCTGGATGAGATGCTGCGACGCATCGACCACCTGGGGCGTCTTGGTACAACCGTGATCACCATCTCTGGTGGCGAGCCGCTGATGCACCCCGATCTTGACGAGATCATCAAGCGCATCCGCAAGACCGGCGCTCTGGCCGGCATGATCACCAACGGCTACTACCTGAATAAGGAACGCATCGAGCGCCTCAACAAGGCCGGCCTCGATCACATGCAGATTTCCATCGACAACGTCATGCCCGATGCCGTGTCGAAGAAGTCGCTCAAGGTTCTGGATCAGCGCCTGATCTGGCTGGCTGAATACGCCGATTTTCATGTGAACATCAACTCCGTGGTGGGTGGTGGCGTCGCCAACCCGCAGGATGCATTCACGGTATCCAGCCGCGCACTGGGACTTGGATTCTCCTCCACCATCGGCATCATTCACGATGGCAGCGGCCAGTTGAAGCCGCTGGGCGGCGAAGAGCGCACCGTATGGGAGCACGTCCGTAAGCTCACCCGTCGCAGCTATTCGCGCTTCAATCACTTCCAGGAAGCCATTGCCAACGGACAGCCGAACGATTGGCGCTGCCGTGCAGGCGGGCGGTATCTCTATGTCTGCGAGAACGGGCTGGTGCATTACTGCAGTCAGCAACGCGGCTACCCGGCGACTCCCCTGCAGGACTACACCACCGCCGATGTAAAGCGGGAGTTCCTGACGGAGAAGGGTTGCGCGCCGAACTGCACCATCTCCTGCGTACATCAGGTCAGCTACATCGACCACTGGCGCGCACCACAAACCTCGCAGATTACGCCGCCCACCGCGCACAACGGGCATGGCGATCTGGTGCAGATCATCTAG
- a CDS encoding TIGR03435 family protein: MLLKTLFPATVAMALLCTATAKSQQSMPPDAKPGFEVVTIKPAPADETRQGFDLQGRHIKLMRESVLNIIIFAYSMHPKQVVDAPDWVSTEFFDVDGVPDVEGEPNLVQYQYLLQRLLAERFGVRMHKAKRDLPDYALRIMPGGIKFAKTTWTKDNLPHQGGHNGADGQTMTFTNSSMADFLLLGIQHVVDRPVVDETGLTGRYDFALHWLPDPIKAPDGDAAPGLFTAMREQLGLELKATKGPVDVLVVDSVEKPGAN; this comes from the coding sequence ATGCTGCTGAAAACGCTTTTCCCTGCAACCGTCGCTATGGCGCTCCTCTGCACGGCGACCGCAAAGTCACAGCAGTCGATGCCGCCCGATGCAAAACCCGGCTTTGAAGTGGTGACGATAAAACCTGCGCCTGCCGACGAAACTCGCCAGGGCTTTGATCTGCAGGGGAGGCACATCAAGCTGATGCGCGAATCTGTCCTGAACATCATCATTTTTGCGTACTCCATGCACCCCAAACAGGTGGTGGATGCGCCCGACTGGGTCAGCACGGAATTCTTCGATGTGGACGGCGTTCCCGACGTGGAGGGCGAGCCAAACCTCGTCCAGTATCAATACCTGTTGCAACGCCTGCTCGCAGAGCGTTTCGGCGTGCGCATGCACAAAGCCAAACGCGACCTTCCGGACTATGCACTACGCATCATGCCCGGCGGGATCAAGTTCGCAAAGACCACGTGGACCAAAGACAACCTGCCGCACCAGGGCGGCCATAACGGTGCGGACGGCCAGACCATGACGTTCACCAATAGCTCCATGGCTGATTTTCTTCTGCTGGGGATACAGCACGTTGTGGATCGTCCGGTGGTGGATGAAACCGGCCTGACCGGGCGCTACGACTTCGCCCTGCACTGGCTACCCGATCCGATCAAAGCGCCAGACGGCGATGCGGCGCCGGGCCTTTTCACCGCCATGCGCGAACAACTCGGCCTTGAGCTGAAAGCCACAAAAGGCCCGGTTGATGTTCTCGTAGTCGATTCAGTTGAGAAACCTGGCGCCAATTAG
- a CDS encoding esterase — MATNGSSGFRARFPSQRLYIQCKPMKKIVTSALFALSTSALAQKIEVSLPDAAQHGHLIVVFAKDDKSEPRMQMQEQYQSAQGFGVDVGIDGIPSTKTVTADAKTLGYPLRSLTDIPAGDYFVQGVFNVYEQFHLANGKSPWLPPDKGEGQKWNRKPGNVYSKPVKVHFDGKANTTIKLTLDQTIPEIKGSKQDPEVIAKDPATSKWLKYMRFKSEKLSKFWGRDMYLGAWVLLPEGFDEHPDAHYPLVVWQGHFSAGMQPAFTAVAGGGGRRGDSGYRFFQDWTTGRLPRAIVLYVQNANPYYDDSYDVDSANVGPYGSAINDELIPAVEAKYRGIGAGWARATAGGSTGGWEAIATQVFYPDGYNGTWGACPDPVDFHAYQNINLYDDPNAFFRHGDFGSVPVPTDRKPDGSILANTGDEFAFEYVLGTHGRSTEQWGIWQAVFSPQGPDGYPVDVLDPITGEIHKDVVQYWREHYDINAILKRDWSTLGPKVEGKMHIAVGDGDTYFLNNAVHLLDNQLKLTRNPRSDAEFQYGPGMPHCYTGGPSEYTMQQNNANWIQRLLPLMTEHMKQTAPVGADVKSWVY; from the coding sequence ATGGCGACCAATGGTTCCAGCGGATTTCGCGCGCGTTTCCCATCGCAGCGGTTGTACATTCAATGCAAGCCCATGAAGAAGATCGTCACCTCTGCCCTGTTTGCCCTGTCCACGTCTGCCCTGGCACAGAAGATCGAAGTCTCGTTGCCTGATGCCGCGCAGCATGGGCATTTGATCGTTGTGTTTGCGAAGGACGATAAGTCCGAGCCGCGCATGCAGATGCAGGAGCAGTATCAGTCGGCGCAGGGATTCGGCGTGGACGTAGGCATTGACGGCATTCCGTCTACGAAAACAGTGACAGCAGATGCGAAGACGCTTGGCTACCCGCTGCGGTCGCTGACGGACATCCCCGCGGGCGATTACTTTGTGCAGGGCGTCTTCAATGTGTACGAGCAGTTCCATCTGGCCAATGGAAAATCGCCGTGGCTGCCGCCGGATAAGGGTGAAGGCCAGAAGTGGAATCGCAAGCCAGGCAACGTTTATTCGAAGCCGGTGAAGGTGCATTTCGATGGCAAGGCGAACACGACGATCAAGCTGACGCTGGACCAGACGATTCCAGAGATTAAGGGATCGAAGCAGGACCCTGAAGTGATTGCGAAGGACCCGGCGACCAGCAAGTGGCTGAAGTACATGCGCTTCAAGTCCGAGAAGCTGTCGAAGTTCTGGGGCCGCGACATGTATCTGGGTGCATGGGTACTGCTGCCGGAGGGTTTTGACGAGCATCCGGACGCGCACTATCCCCTGGTGGTGTGGCAGGGACATTTCAGTGCCGGCATGCAGCCCGCGTTCACCGCAGTAGCAGGTGGTGGCGGGCGTCGCGGTGACAGTGGTTATCGCTTCTTTCAGGACTGGACAACGGGCCGGTTGCCACGCGCGATCGTGCTGTATGTGCAGAATGCGAACCCGTACTACGACGATTCGTATGATGTGGATTCCGCGAACGTGGGGCCGTATGGATCGGCGATTAACGATGAGTTGATTCCAGCGGTGGAGGCGAAGTATCGCGGCATTGGCGCAGGCTGGGCTCGCGCTACTGCAGGTGGATCGACCGGCGGCTGGGAAGCGATTGCCACGCAGGTCTTCTATCCCGATGGTTACAACGGCACGTGGGGCGCTTGCCCTGATCCCGTGGATTTCCACGCCTATCAGAACATCAATCTGTACGACGATCCCAACGCGTTCTTCCGCCACGGCGACTTTGGCAGCGTGCCGGTTCCGACGGATCGCAAGCCGGATGGCTCCATTCTTGCGAATACCGGCGATGAGTTTGCGTTTGAGTATGTGCTGGGAACGCATGGGCGATCGACAGAGCAGTGGGGCATCTGGCAGGCAGTGTTTTCGCCACAGGGCCCGGACGGCTATCCAGTCGACGTACTGGATCCCATCACCGGCGAAATTCACAAGGACGTGGTGCAGTACTGGCGTGAGCACTACGACATCAACGCTATTCTGAAACGCGACTGGTCAACGCTGGGACCAAAGGTGGAAGGCAAGATGCATATTGCCGTGGGCGATGGCGATACGTACTTTCTGAACAACGCCGTGCACCTGCTGGATAACCAGTTGAAGCTGACGCGGAATCCGCGGTCGGATGCGGAATTTCAGTACGGCCCCGGCATGCCGCACTGCTACACCGGCGGCCCCAGCGAATACACCATGCAGCAGAACAACGCGAACTGGATTCAGCGACTGCTGCCGCTGATGACGGAGCACATGAAGCAGACCGCCCCGGTCGGCGCAGATGTGAAGAGCTGGGTTTACTGA
- a CDS encoding cytochrome c, producing MNSSRVFTALFAALAVAALGSSVLHAYPADGPKVPAWAYPQGVHEEPAPDDGKLYHLPGTTQAFTDTQINRVNATIDWFPKSHPAPPSPVITGTEKYKACGTCHLMNGVGKPETGDLQGLPVAYLLQQLDDMKNDRRHPAYMPSSLTGMVAIAKALTPEEARQAAEYFHSVPPVTHIRVVESADAPVTHPGPHTIQLPDPSGARAPIGTRIVEVSEDVERTKLRDPSIGFVAYVPVGSIARGEALVKTGGASKMTCIMCHGADLKGMGDSFPSLAGHSPTATARQLFDFRSGARDGKNAAAMKPVVAGLSDSNIVDVSAYLASLKP from the coding sequence GTGAATTCATCCAGGGTTTTTACTGCGTTGTTTGCCGCGCTGGCCGTTGCTGCGCTGGGCTCGTCCGTTCTTCATGCTTATCCGGCGGATGGCCCCAAGGTTCCAGCATGGGCTTATCCGCAGGGTGTTCACGAAGAGCCTGCCCCGGATGATGGCAAGCTGTATCACCTGCCCGGTACTACGCAGGCGTTTACGGACACGCAGATTAATCGCGTGAATGCAACGATTGACTGGTTTCCGAAGTCGCATCCGGCGCCGCCTTCACCGGTGATTACGGGGACGGAGAAGTACAAGGCATGTGGCACGTGTCACCTGATGAACGGCGTTGGAAAGCCGGAGACGGGCGACCTGCAGGGCTTGCCAGTGGCCTACCTTCTACAGCAGTTGGACGACATGAAGAATGACCGTCGTCATCCTGCGTATATGCCTTCCAGTCTTACGGGGATGGTTGCGATTGCGAAGGCGTTGACGCCGGAAGAGGCTCGGCAGGCAGCGGAGTATTTCCACTCTGTTCCGCCGGTGACGCATATTCGTGTGGTGGAGTCTGCGGATGCTCCGGTGACGCATCCGGGGCCGCATACGATTCAGCTTCCTGATCCGTCGGGTGCGCGTGCGCCGATTGGTACGCGCATTGTGGAAGTGTCGGAAGACGTGGAGCGCACAAAGCTGCGCGATCCTTCTATTGGTTTTGTTGCCTACGTTCCCGTGGGCAGCATCGCTCGCGGTGAGGCGCTGGTGAAGACTGGTGGTGCGAGCAAGATGACTTGCATCATGTGTCATGGTGCGGATCTGAAGGGGATGGGCGATTCGTTTCCGTCACTGGCAGGGCATTCGCCTACGGCTACGGCGCGGCAGTTGTTTGATTTCCGGAGTGGTGCGCGGGATGGGAAGAATGCTGCGGCGATGAAGCCTGTGGTGGCTGGGCTTTCCGATAGCAATATTGTGGATGTGTCTGCTTATCTGGCTTCGTTGAAGCCTTAG
- a CDS encoding oxidoreductase, whose amino-acid sequence MSAGSYVLGDVAVNRMGYGAMQLAGPGVWGPPKDRAAAEAVLREAVASGVNHIDTSDFYGPHTVNALLREVLHPYDGLTVVTKVGGRRGEDKSWLPAQSVAELKSAVEDNLSNLKVDVLDVVNLRLWGNNGYAANEESIAERFSALAKLRAEGKIKQLGLSNASRAQVEEALTIAPVVCVQNEYNLAHRGDDAFIDWLAEKGIAYVPFFPLGGFTPLQSSELSAVASEIGATPMQVALAWLLHRSPNVLLIPGTSSVGHLRENLAAGSLELSEDALTRLDAIEQVKG is encoded by the coding sequence ATGAGTGCAGGGTCGTATGTTTTGGGTGATGTTGCGGTAAACCGCATGGGTTATGGTGCGATGCAGCTTGCAGGGCCGGGTGTGTGGGGTCCGCCGAAGGATCGTGCTGCGGCTGAGGCAGTGTTGCGCGAGGCTGTTGCGAGTGGGGTCAATCACATTGACACCAGCGATTTTTATGGGCCGCATACGGTGAATGCGTTGCTGCGTGAAGTGCTGCATCCGTATGACGGATTGACCGTGGTGACGAAGGTGGGCGGGCGTCGCGGTGAAGATAAGTCATGGCTGCCGGCGCAGAGTGTGGCGGAGTTAAAGAGCGCTGTGGAAGACAATCTGAGCAACCTGAAAGTGGATGTGCTGGATGTGGTGAATCTGCGGTTGTGGGGTAATAACGGTTACGCAGCGAATGAGGAGTCAATCGCGGAGCGCTTCTCTGCTTTGGCGAAGCTGCGTGCGGAAGGAAAGATCAAGCAGCTTGGCCTGAGCAATGCTTCGCGTGCGCAGGTGGAAGAGGCGCTGACGATAGCGCCGGTGGTGTGCGTGCAGAACGAGTACAACCTGGCGCATCGCGGGGATGATGCTTTTATCGATTGGCTGGCAGAGAAGGGAATTGCGTATGTTCCGTTCTTTCCGCTGGGCGGATTTACGCCGTTGCAGTCTTCAGAGTTGTCTGCTGTTGCTTCAGAGATCGGAGCGACGCCGATGCAGGTGGCTTTGGCGTGGCTGTTGCATCGGTCGCCGAATGTTCTGCTGATTCCGGGGACTTCTTCGGTGGGGCATCTGCGGGAGAATCTGGCGGCAGGTTCGCTGGAGTTGTCTGAGGATGCGCTGACGCGGCTGGATGCGATTGAACAGGTGAAGGGATAG
- a CDS encoding TetR/AcrR family transcriptional regulator yields the protein MSTTFAIAFQPRKTPVQSRSEATVDAILQATLQVLVSVGKEKLTTTLVAHRAGVSVGTLYQYFPNKSALLQATLRRHMDHVIAAVEDVCGSSRNRSIFDQATALIDTWLDAKLNDVNNSASLYAIASDVDGMRIARNIANRGHRQVTMLFSTATERLTCEPELLTIMVLSCITGVTRRLLEDKPTQKLLPTIREQLLNMVHAYLRTCIR from the coding sequence TTGTCTACTACCTTCGCCATCGCATTTCAGCCAAGAAAGACGCCTGTTCAATCGCGTTCGGAAGCCACGGTTGACGCCATTCTTCAGGCCACGCTTCAGGTTCTGGTCAGCGTCGGCAAAGAGAAACTCACCACCACACTCGTCGCCCATCGCGCCGGGGTGTCCGTTGGAACGCTCTACCAATACTTCCCCAACAAGAGTGCGCTTCTGCAGGCGACGTTACGCCGTCACATGGATCACGTCATTGCAGCCGTGGAAGACGTCTGCGGATCTTCACGCAACCGCAGCATCTTCGATCAGGCCACCGCGCTCATCGACACCTGGCTCGATGCCAAACTCAACGACGTAAACAACAGCGCCAGCCTCTACGCCATCGCTTCAGACGTAGATGGAATGCGCATCGCGCGCAACATCGCCAACCGCGGACATCGCCAGGTTACGATGCTTTTCAGCACCGCAACCGAACGCCTCACCTGCGAACCGGAACTGCTCACCATCATGGTTCTGTCCTGCATCACCGGTGTCACCCGTCGCCTGCTGGAAGACAAACCCACGCAAAAACTTCTGCCCACCATCCGCGAACAACTCCTCAACATGGTCCACGCCTATCTGCGCACCTGTATCCGCTAA
- the purU gene encoding formyltetrahydrofolate deformylase: MTKAVLLLECPDRKGLVAAIMNFLVTEYDANILHAGQHQDAELGRFFMRIEFEPSAELPIHHFADRFARVAGEFQMRWTLAESGKQHRVCLFVSQHLHCLADLLQRYKAGELDCEIPLIIGNHTDGEGLANFYGIPFFYLPVNNGNKASVEAEQQRLLREYHVDLVVLARYMQILSAEFVAQWPARIINVHHSFLPAFVGSKPYHAAFQRGVKLIGATSHYVTADLDEGPIIEQDVMRVTQGDTIPDLVRKGRDLERVVLSRAVRWHLEHRILHYDNKTVIFD; this comes from the coding sequence ATGACGAAAGCTGTTCTTCTATTGGAATGTCCAGACCGTAAGGGTCTGGTGGCCGCGATCATGAATTTTCTGGTCACGGAATATGACGCGAACATCCTTCATGCGGGACAGCATCAGGATGCAGAGCTTGGGCGCTTTTTCATGCGCATTGAGTTTGAGCCTTCTGCAGAGCTTCCCATCCACCATTTCGCGGATCGCTTTGCGCGCGTGGCTGGTGAATTCCAGATGCGCTGGACACTGGCGGAGTCGGGTAAACAGCATCGGGTGTGCCTGTTTGTTTCGCAGCACCTCCATTGTCTTGCTGATTTGTTGCAGCGATACAAGGCTGGCGAGCTGGATTGCGAAATCCCGCTGATCATCGGCAATCATACGGATGGTGAGGGGCTGGCGAATTTTTATGGCATCCCGTTCTTCTACTTGCCCGTTAACAACGGGAATAAGGCTTCTGTAGAGGCTGAACAGCAGCGGCTGCTGCGCGAGTATCATGTGGATCTGGTGGTGCTGGCACGGTACATGCAGATTCTGTCTGCGGAATTTGTGGCGCAGTGGCCTGCGCGCATTATCAACGTGCATCATTCGTTTTTGCCCGCTTTTGTCGGATCGAAGCCGTATCACGCGGCGTTTCAGCGTGGCGTGAAGTTGATCGGGGCCACCAGCCACTATGTAACAGCCGATCTGGATGAGGGGCCCATCATTGAGCAGGATGTGATGCGTGTGACGCAGGGAGACACTATTCCTGACCTGGTGCGCAAGGGGCGTGATCTGGAGCGGGTAGTGCTGTCACGTGCGGTGCGATGGCATCTGGAGCACCGGATTCTGCACTATGACAACAAAACCGTGATTTTTGACTGA
- a CDS encoding FAD-dependent thymidylate synthase, translated as MSPFQNDTDVYAIHGADPEVLAYAMAKYSRSALTLRESLAEISAQKAEQFLNTFYFQYGHRSIADLAHVAFAIERLSLLAAIDLVDEQRWDGQERSTRYQNFRKSGYYTPTFDNPEQQLGYTKTIESLFDGYTEIGEGMLTELKAHAPRPQGMDDAAYTRTLRARAYDMARYLLPLATNTSLGQITNARTLEGQVARLLGSDYPEIRALGEKLRDAAAGPAWQVNEAACADLVQTIRTLEPAIAQTAEDLILREVRVSPTLVKYTTPSAFTRATKPLLEQAAAELLSGESIVPMPPDSANVELITPPTGETLSLEIDLATSLLYPHTQYRFRQIRNAVAALSEKRISEIIDLGLQHRGRHDELPRAFAAANGLRFDILMDIGGFRDMHRHRRCTQLLQPWTTAHGYELPDFPSQPALSASPVFARYTELIQQAFAFHAKATGIPANATAAPASPRLAAHSPAAVPLPHFNGQGIQMKWAATSSSEASTDNKPHKCNPHAADYVLPLATRCRSLFTMDFAEAVYISELRSTPAGHWSYRNVAWQMYSEVAKQYPSLTKHFRIRDPHEPIDLLVR; from the coding sequence ATGAGCCCTTTCCAGAACGATACCGACGTCTACGCCATCCACGGGGCCGACCCCGAAGTCCTCGCCTACGCCATGGCGAAGTACTCCCGTTCCGCGCTCACCCTGCGCGAATCGCTGGCGGAAATCTCCGCGCAGAAGGCTGAGCAGTTCCTCAACACCTTCTACTTCCAGTACGGCCATCGCTCCATTGCGGATCTCGCGCACGTCGCCTTCGCCATCGAGCGCCTCTCGCTCCTCGCCGCCATCGACCTCGTCGACGAGCAGCGCTGGGACGGCCAGGAGCGCAGCACGCGCTACCAGAACTTCCGCAAATCCGGCTACTATACGCCGACCTTCGACAACCCCGAGCAACAACTCGGCTACACGAAGACCATCGAAAGCCTCTTCGACGGCTACACCGAAATCGGCGAAGGCATGCTCACGGAGCTGAAGGCGCACGCACCGCGCCCCCAGGGCATGGACGACGCGGCCTACACGCGCACCCTCCGCGCCCGCGCCTACGACATGGCGCGTTACCTGCTGCCGTTGGCCACCAACACCTCGCTCGGCCAGATCACCAACGCCCGCACCCTCGAAGGCCAGGTCGCACGACTCCTCGGCAGCGACTACCCTGAAATCCGCGCGCTGGGTGAAAAGCTGCGTGACGCCGCCGCAGGCCCCGCATGGCAGGTCAACGAAGCTGCCTGCGCCGATCTCGTACAGACCATCCGCACCCTCGAACCCGCAATCGCGCAAACCGCAGAGGATCTTATCCTGCGCGAAGTCCGCGTCAGCCCCACGCTGGTCAAATACACCACGCCCAGCGCATTTACACGTGCCACAAAACCGCTGCTGGAGCAGGCCGCAGCCGAACTCCTCTCCGGCGAATCCATCGTCCCCATGCCGCCGGACTCGGCCAACGTCGAACTCATTACACCGCCCACGGGCGAAACGCTCTCGCTTGAGATCGACCTCGCCACCTCGCTGCTCTACCCGCACACGCAGTACCGCTTCCGCCAGATCCGCAACGCCGTCGCTGCGCTGAGCGAAAAGCGCATCAGCGAAATCATCGACCTCGGCCTGCAACATCGCGGCCGCCACGACGAACTCCCGCGCGCCTTCGCCGCCGCCAACGGCCTGCGCTTTGACATCCTGATGGACATCGGTGGCTTCCGCGACATGCACCGCCACCGCCGCTGCACGCAACTCCTGCAACCCTGGACCACGGCACACGGCTACGAACTCCCGGACTTCCCCTCGCAGCCCGCGCTGTCAGCATCGCCCGTCTTCGCACGTTACACGGAACTCATCCAGCAGGCCTTCGCCTTCCACGCCAAAGCCACCGGCATTCCTGCCAACGCCACCGCCGCACCGGCATCACCCAGGCTCGCGGCACATTCCCCCGCCGCCGTGCCGCTGCCGCACTTCAACGGACAAGGCATCCAGATGAAGTGGGCCGCCACGTCCTCCAGCGAAGCCTCAACAGACAACAAGCCCCACAAGTGCAACCCACACGCAGCCGACTACGTGCTGCCGCTGGCCACGCGCTGCCGTTCCCTCTTCACCATGGATTTCGCAGAAGCCGTCTACATCAGCGAACTCCGCAGCACACCCGCAGGCCACTGGAGCTACCGCAACGTCGCCTGGCAGATGTATTCGGAAGTAGCCAAACAATACCCATCGCTAACCAAACACTTCCGCATCCGCGACCCGCACGAACCCATCGACCTGCTCGTCCGGTAA